GAAGAGCCCGCGGTCGTACATCGCCCGCCAGGCCTTGGCGCGTTCCTCGCCCGTGGGCATCTCGAAGGCGATCATCAGCCCCAGGCCCCGCTCCCCGTTGCCCTCCGTCCCCTCGAGGGCCGAGTGGAGCCCCTCGAGGAGGTGGGTGCCCACGCGGGCGGCGTTCTCCACCAGCCGCTCCTCCTCGATGACTTCGAGATACGCCTGGCAGCGGACCATGTCCACCAGGCTCCCGCCGAAGGTGGAGTTGAGGCGGCTCGATCCGGGTACCGTCCCGTCGGGCGCCGTCTCGTCGGAGAAGACGTTGTACTTCACCCGGTCCACCTTATCCCCGACCATGATCCCGCACACCTGGCTCTTCTTGCCGAAGGCGATG
This genomic window from bacterium contains:
- a CDS encoding aminotransferase class III-fold pyridoxal phosphate-dependent enzyme translates to IAFGKKSQVCGIMVGDKVDRVKYNVFSDETAPDGTVPGSSRLNSTFGGSLVDMVRCQAYLEVIEEERLVENAARVGTHLLEGLHSALEGTEGNGERGLGLMIAFEMPTGEERAKAWRAMYDRGLFAITCGARSIRFRPPLNLTEAQADRGLEIVRQALKSL